The DNA segment GCCTCACCGAAGGTCCTGCCAACCCCCATTACTTCACCGGTGGATTTCATCTCAGGCCCGAGGACGGTATCCACCCCGGGAAACTTCACAAAGGGAAAGACCGCCTCTTTGACGAAATAGTTCTCCGGAATCACCTCTTTTGTGATGCCCTGTTCCTTTAGGGATGTCCCCGCCATGCAGCGGGCAGCGACCTTTGCCAACTGTACTCCGGTGGCCTTGGAGACGAACGGCACCGTACGCGAGGCACGGGGATTGACCTCTAGCAGGTAGATCATGTCATCCTTGATGGCAAACTGGGCATTCATCAGCCCGACCACCTTCAACTCCAGGGCCATCTTACGCATCTGCTCCCGCATCCGATCCTGGACCGCAGCTGAGAGAGTATAAGGGGGTAATGAGCAGGCTGAGTCTCCTGAGTGGACGCCGGCCTGTTCGATATGTTCCATGATGCCACCGATGAGCACATCCTTACCGTCACAGATGGCATCGATATCGACCTCGATGGCGTCATCCAGAAAACGGTCCAGCAGTACCGGCGAGTCATTGGAGACACTCACCGCCTCACGCATGTAGCGCCGCAGTTCACTTTCGTTATAGACAATCTCCATGGCCCGCCCGCCCAGTACATAGGAGGGGCGCACCACCAGGGGATAACCTATCTCATCGGCCAGTTGCACCGCACTCTCGGTATCCCTCGCCGTCCTGTTGGGGGGCTGCCGGAGGTTGAGCTTTTCCACCAGTTGCTGGAAGCGCTCCCGATCCTCGGCGAGATCGATGGAATCGGGACTGGTACCGATGATCGGCGCACCCGCCGCCTCCAGATCGTTGGCCAGCTTGAGTGGAGTCTGACCGCCGTACTGTACGATCACACCGGCTGGCTGCTCCTTGTGGATCACCTCGAGTACATCCTCCAGGGTCAAGGGCTCGAAATAGAGCCGATCCGAGGTGTCGTAATCGGTGGAGACGGTCTCCGGATTGCAGTTGACCATGATCGTCTCATAGCCGTCGTCGCGCATGGCGAAGGCGGCATGGACGCAGCAGTAGTCGAACTCGATACCCTGGCCGATGCGGTTGGGTCCGCCACCGAGGACCATGATCTTCTTTCGTTCCGAGGGTTGGGCCTCGCACTCCTCTTCATAGGTGGAGTACATGTAGGCGGTACTGGTAGCAAACTCGGCGGCACAGGTATCGACCCGTTTGAACACCGGGCGGATGCCTGCATCGTGACGCAGCCGGCGTATCTCGGCCTCACTGCTGTCCACCAGCTCCGCGATGCGCCGATCGGCGAACCCCTTGCGTTTGAGAAAGCGCAACCGCTCCCCATCCAACGCCTCCAGACCCTGACCGGAGAGCTCACGTTCTATATTCACCAGCTCCTCGATCTGCACCAGGAACCAGGGATCGATGGCGCAGATATCGAAGATCTCTTCCAGACTCATGCCGAAACGAAAACACTCGGCCACATACCAGAGCCGTTCGGGACCGGGCAGGCGGATCTCCCTGACCAGGGTATCGCGCACGTCATCTTCGTTGAGATCGAGGATCTCATTCAGGCCATATTTACCGATCTCCAGGCCACGCAACGCCTTCTGCAACGACTCCTGAAAGGTGCGGCCGATCGCCATCACCTCGCCAACCGACTTCATCTGTGTTGTCAGCCTGTCGTCGGCCAGGGGAAACTTTTCGAAGGCGAAACGGGGTACCTTGGTGACCACATAGTCGATACTGGGCTCGAATGAGGCGGGGGTGGCGCCGCCGGTGATCTCGTTCTGCAGTTCGTCCAGGGTGTAGCCAACCGCCAGCTTGGCCGCCACCTTGGCAATGGGGAAACCGGTCGCCTTGGAGGCCAGGGCAGAGGAGCGGGAGACCCGGGGATTCATCTCGATGATGATCATCCGTCCGTTCTCCGGATTGATCGCGAACTGGACGTTGGAACCGCCGGTCTCCACACCGATCTCACGCAGCACCGCCAGGGAGGCGTCGCGCATGATCTGGTACTCCTTGTCGGTCAGGGTCTGGGCAGGGGCCACGGTGATGGAGTCACCGGTATGCACACCCATGGGATCCAGATTCTCGATGGAGCAGATGATGATGCAGTTGTCGTTGCGGTCACGCACCACCTCCATCTCGTACTCTTTCCAGCCCAGGATCGACTCCTCGATCAACAGTTCATTGGTGGGCGAGAGATCGAGGCCGCGTTCGCAGATCTCGACGAACTCATCCGGATTGTAGGCGATGCCGCCACCACTGCCGCCCATGGTGAAGGAGGGTCGGATGATGGTGGGGTAGCCGATCTGCGCCTGCACCTGTTGCGCCTCTTCCAGACTGTGGGCAATGGCGGAACGGGGCATGTCGAGGCCGATCTTGCGCATCGCCTGGCGAAACAGGTCCCTATCCTCCGCCTTGTCGATCGCCTCCCGCGAGGCGCCGATCATCTCCACGCCATACTTCTCCAGCACCCCTTCGCGCACCAGGTCGAGGGCGGAGTTGAGCGCTGTCTGCCCGCCCATGGTCGGCAGCAGGACGTCAGGGCGCTCCTTCTCGATGATCCGCTCCAGGGTCTTCCAGGTGATCGGCTCGATATAGATCGCATCCGCCATATCCGGATCGGTCATGATGGTCGCCGGATTGGAGTTGACCAGGATGACCCGAAACCCCTCCTCCCGCAACGCCTTACAGGCCTGGGCCCCGGAGTAATCAAATTCACACGCCTGCCCTATAACAATCGGCCCGGCGCCTATGATCATGATGCTTTGTATGTCTGTACGTTTTGGCATTTAATATTTCAGTCCGCAAATGAACGCGAATGAACGCAAATTAAAAAAATCAGATTATGGAAGCGTCGTCATGCCGCCATACAAGTCTGCGCACACCCAATCGAGGTGTGCCGAAATTGAGTAACAACGCAACTCTCAATCCTGTTGCACAGAGATAGTTCATCACCTGTGCATCATGTTCTTTGGTCAGAGCCGACAAGGTCTTGAGTTCCACCAACAGATTGTTCTCCACAACAATATCCGCAACATAATTTCCCACAACATGGCCCTTGTATCCGACCTCTAAATATTTCTGCCTTTCAAAAGACAACCCCTTTCTCTTAAGTCAATGTAGGGTGCGGCTTGCCGCACCGAATGACTCTGAAATTTCTCACACCGGTGCGGCAAGCCGCACCCTACAATCTAATCGGGGTTTGAATCTCTTGTTTTCATCAATTCGATAAAGTGATCGAACACCGGTGCGACATCATGCGGCCCGGGACTCGCTTCCGGATGACCCTGGAAACTGAAGGCGGGCCTGTCGCTGCGATGGATGCCCTGCAGCGTGCTGTCGAACAGGGAGCGATGGGTGGCACTCAGGTGATCGGGCAGGCTCTCCTCGTCTACCGCGAAGCCATGGTTCTGGCTGCTGATCATGACCGTGCCTTTTTCCAGATCCTGGACCGGATGGTTGGCGCCGTGATGACCGAACTTCATCTTCATTGTCTTGGCGCCGGATGCCAGCGCCAGCAACTGGTGACCCAGGCAGATCCCGAATATGGGCAGTCCGCTATCGACGATCTTGCGGATGGAATCGATGGCGTAGTCGCAGGGCTCCGGATCACCAGGCCCGTTGGAGAGGAACACCCCGTCGGGCTGCATCGCCAGCACCTCTTCCGCCGGCATCTGCGCCGGTACCACGGTGATCCGGCACTCCCGATCGACCAGCATGCGCAGGATGTTGCGTTTGATACCGTAGTCGTAGGCGACCACATGATAGGGCAGCTTCTCTTCGACGGGATGGGGCGCCTCGGGATGGCCCTCTTCAAGGGTCCAGGTGCCCTGGGCCCACTCATAGGGTGACTGGGTGGTCACCTCCTGTGCCAGGTCCATGCCCTTCAGCCCCGGGAATCCCTTGGCAAGCTCCAGACCTTTTGCAGGATCGGGATTATCCCCCGCGATAATGGCGCCGTTCTGCGCCCCTTTCTCCCGCAGGATGCGGGTCAGTTTGCGGGTATCGATACCGGCGATGGCCAGGATGCCGTGACGCTCCAGGTAGTGCTCCAGGCTCTCCTCGGAGCGCCAGTTGCTGGTGATCAGCGGCAGGTCCCGTATCACCAGGCCGGCGGCATGAATATGTCCCGACTCCTCGTCCTCCTGGTTAATACCCGTGTTACCGATATGGGGATAGGTCAGGGTGACGATCTGCTTGCGATAGGAGGGATCGGTAAGAATCTCCTGATAGCCGGTCATCGCGGTATTGAAAACCACCTCGCCGACGGTCTCACCCTCGGCACCGATGGCTTCTCCCCTGAACTGGCTGCCATCCTCCAGGACCAGAATTGCGGGTTTTCTCAAGAGTCTCTCCACTACAGGCGTGCAAAAAGGGGCAGGTCACGAAGTGCCTGCCCCAGTGTATGCGATTTCAGTAGGTTCCGAGCGCGTCGATCAAAGAGGTGCACCCGAAATAATTGAATCGGTATTGTACTGATGGCAAAGGTGACTGTCTATCCTCTAGGGATCATGGTGAATCACATTCCCGCTCCTGCAGGCGGATCACAGGCGGCGATTGCGGTCACGGAACGCTTTCTTCATGAACCAGTTCAAGCTCCACTTATTGACTGCCATATCTGCTTATTTCTGCTAGAGTCATGTTGATAGTATGACGCGATTGCCTGGCAGTTTTTTAACAGGGCCTTTGATATAGAACCTGTTATTTCAACGTACTTATTCGTCAATGATAAAAAAAACCAAATCAGCAGCACCCATCGATACTGAACAAAGCGTCAGCGAAGCCGTTCAGATCATTCTCCAACATAATTTCAACTATCTGCTGGCATGGGAACAGAGCGCACGTTCCTGGGACGATATCGAAGGCGTACACCAGACACGGGTAGCGTTCAGACGAATGCGTTCCGCCCTGTCTGCCTTTCGCGCAGCCATCCCCCGCAAAGTCGCCAAGCCCTGGTCCAACGAGTTACGGGATCTCGCCAGCCAGTTGGGAATGGCAAGGGACCTGGATGTCTTCATTGAGGAGGGACTTGGTGCAATTCGAGGCAAACTGCCGTTACGTGGTGAAGAAGGCGTCACCCTGATCACCCATCGTCACAGGGAACAGGCCTACCAGCAAGTCAACACCATGCTCGACAGCGACCAATACAAACACTTCAAAGACAATTTCCCCAAATGGATCGACGCCAGGGAGTGGGAGCAGGCGGAATTGAAGACCAAGCATCGCAACAACTTATCAATAAACATTGTCCCCTTTTCCCGTAGGTTGCTGGACAACCTGGAACGAGGCGTATTGGAGGCTGGCAGCGATGTGAACAAGGAATCAGCTCAAGAGATGCATAAGTTACGCATCGAATGCAAAAAACTTCGTTACGCTGCCGAATTCTTCATTCCAATATTGAAAGGTTTGGATGACTTTATAGGCCACATGAAAAGTTTGCAGGATCTGCTGGGTATCCTGAACGATATATCGGTCATGAAGCATCTTCTGGATATCATGATGGAAAATGAAAACAACCATGAAGTTCTGGAATATGCCGGAGGCCTGGTCGGTTGGCGCACGCGTCAGTTTTATGAAATGCTGGACACCTTTGATGATCGCTGGGAGGAGTTCGTCAATGCAAAGCAACCCTGGTGGAGAAAAGAACCCTAGCGTTTATTGGATCTCTGCCGTATATCCACTCTGATTGGCGCCAAGATATTCAGAGATGATTCTCCGCTGCTTTTTAGACTTGTTTTTGGTATTGATGAATACAATATCGATCTTCCCGTCTGTACATGACCGAAGCACGGTTGCACCCAAACCCTTACGTCCCACCATTGTATCATTGCAGATCATTCTTACACTCGGAAGCCACTTCCTGAATTCATAATCAAGCTGCACACCTGAACGCTGCGGTCTGTGTCCGTGGATGACAATTTCTATCTTCAATGCCTTAAACAGCATATCAATCGATTTGCCGTGTTTTTTATAATATTGCACCGCATTCTTAACATCATAGAGCAGATAATTACTCTGTTTATTGTCTCGCGTGTAGGTATATAGCTGCATTGCCTCAGGGCTTTTGAAGGCCTTCTCATAGTGATCTGAATTAAATCGATTCAGATCATTTCCCGTTACCTCACAATAGTGTTGCAATGTACGTAAAAACTCCAGGGTTGGATAACCATGGATGAAAAGAACGCCTCCCTCCAGATGAAACAGATCCAATGATTCAATAAACAGTCTCAACTCTGCCAATTGATCTTTTCCCAGACCAATTTTTTTACCGGCTTCAATTTTTTGCCAGACCTCCTGCTCGTGGTTGCCGACAACTATTTTCACACGCCCTCCGTTCAACTCCGCTTGTCGCCGAGTCTGCCGCCAGAAATCCACAACCGAAGGATCAGGTCTTTTCTTATCCAGCAGGTCACCCGTGTGGATTATTGCGATACCGTTCAAATCATCCACCAGCTTTCCCCGGTCATTGATGATCGTCGCGTAACGCAATGTGTTTTCGACCGAGACTATTTCATTTTCAGTATCAGAGAGCACAATACATCTGAGCTGGTTTTCTACGGATTCAGCGGGGGATTGCGGTTTTTCCTCTTGAACCGATGCCGGGGATTGCGGTTTTTCCTCTTGAATCAACGCTGGTGATTGCGTCGATGACTGAGTGTCATTCTGTCCCTTTTTGGAAAGGGGGTATAAGCGTGTCAACAGGTACCTGACAAGCTGTAATGATCGTCGGAAAAGGCTAGGGCCTGTTAACACTAATCCAATGCACTCTGCTGGGACTGTTTTTGCACCCAGCAAGGCAGAATGAGCGTGGTGTAGCCCGGCTACATGAGCGAATAATAACGCCGCTGGGCACAAAAACAGCCCCAGCCCTCCGGGTTGCGCCTGAAAAAGCGCCACTCGGCGTTGCTCGTCGCTCATTTGGAACAACCAAACCTCGCTCCTCGCGCCTTGATTGGCGCTTTTTCAGGCACAACAGAGTGCATTGGATTAGTGTTAACAGGCCCTAAGACCTGCCTCCTCAGTCCGTTTATTCATCGATCAGAAAAATTGGTCAGCTGCGACTCATAAACTGCACCGGCAGTGAAATAGTGCACGTCGTCGTCCAGATCCAAGTCCAACATGATTATTCCCTGACCGCCGGCAAAGGCGATCCGGTAATCCTCACTATCTTCACGTTTATCGTACTTGTTGCTACACCATCCGGTGATTCCACTCGACAGTCTGTTGCCCATATCCTCACCTGAAAATGATCTGTTCGTCTTGGCTACAGTATTACCATAACCGATATCAACGACCTACAAAATGGGGGGTTCATTTTCTGATCAAGATAGAACTGGCCAAGCGGACCGGCTCGCCCAACTTCGCAATTGCTTGCAAGATGCTCTAATCGGGATCAACCAGCGAAAACGGCAGTCGTTTTTACCTTTAGCGTAAGGGCCTTGGTAGCCTGTAGTGGTTTACTATCCTGTGAGGTGCTGACGGGTCCATTGCACAATCCCCCCCTGATCCATGGCCCCTGCCTGGCGCGCAACCTCTCTACCGCCGCGCATCAGCATCAGTGTGGGAATACTGCGTATGCCGAAACGGGCGCCCAGCTGTTGTGCCTCTTCAGTGTTGACCTTGACCAGCCTGACCGCCGGTTCGAGTTGGGCGGCCGCCTGCTCGAAGGCCGGGGCCATCATCTGGCAGGGTCCGCACCAGGGCGCCCAGAAATCGATGAGCAGGGGGATGTCGCTCTTCTGCGCATGGCGCGGGAAGCGCCCCTCATCCAGGGCCAGGGGCTGGCCCATGAAAAGCGGTTGGTGGCACTTGCCACATTTGGCTCTGTCCTGCAGCCGCTCGGCAGGGACCCGGTTGATGCCGTCGCAATGGGGACAGACGATATGTAGGGCTTCACTCATGATACTGATTCTATACGTTTGGATTATGCCTTAAATGGGGCGTGACGAGGGGGATTTCAAGTCCAACATTCTGGCTTGAATTCAGTATAATGGCGCCCCTTATCGGCTTATGCACAGGAGCTTTCACTTATGGCGGACCAATCCTATGTCTTTGATGTCACCACAGACCGCTTTCAACAGCTGGTGCTGGAAAACTCCATGCATGTACCGGTACTGGTGGACTTCTGGGCCGAGTGGTGCAATCCCTGCAAGAGCCTGATGCCGACCCTGGCGAAACTGGCGGATGAATATGCGGGTAAGTTCCTAGTGGCGAAGGTCAACACCGAGCAGGAACAACAGCTGGCCGCCCATTTCCAGGTACGCAGCATCCCCAGCGTAAAGCTGTTCCATCAGGGCCAGGTGGTGGATGAGTTCATGGGGGCATTGCCGGAAGCGGAGATCCGCAGCTTCCTCGACAAGCATATTCCCCGCGAGTCGGATGCCCTGCTGGACCAGGCCGATGCCCTGCTGCTGCAGGGGGATGCGGAGGGGGCCGAGGCCCTGCTCAAACAGGCCAGTGAGACCGATCCGGAAAGCCCTCGGGTCAGACTCTCTTATGCGCGCTATATGGCCACCCTGGGCAAGCTGGATGAGGCTGAAAAACTGCTTAAGGCCCTGCCCCCTGAAGAGAGGAACAAGCCGGAGGTGGCCTCCATGTTGGCGCGGATCGAAATCGATCGCGCAACCGCTGACAGCCCGCCGGCAGCGGAACTGGAGAAACGTCTGCAGGCAAATCCCGCTGACAGCGAAGCCCTGCATCTTCTGGCCACCCACAAGGTGATGGAAAACGATTTCGAAAGGGCCCTTGAACTGCTCATGACCCTGTTACAGAAGGATCGCAGTTATGGGGACAATGCGGCGCAGAAGGAGATGTTGCGGATATTTGAGTTGTTGGGTGGACAGGGTGAACTGGTGAAGCGTTATCGCAACCGGATGTTTAATTTTCTTCACTAGCCTTTAACTTGCTGCCGGGTCTCCTCACAGGACCATGATTCAACACAACATCCAAGGGTCTTGGCAAGCCCAGCCAAGGTTGGCGCCTGCCTGAAATAGAAGAGGTGGGAATCGCAATTGCAGTCACTACAGCCAAAACCCGGCAGCGACTCTGCCTTGCTCCATTTAGCCAATGCCTTCGCCCAGCGGTGTTCCAGGCGAGTCTGACTGTGGCTGTACCAGACTGATTCGATGATTGCCATCTCTCTTAAATAATCGATATGCCAATGCTTCGACTTCGACTCCCGGCAATGTCTAGAGACACGCCCACGAACACCGCCTGGGCCGAATGCACTGCCCACATAAAGATAGTAACCAGGTCTGACATGCAGGACTCCCCAACGCCCTATCTCCACAGCACTGTTTTCGTCTGTCCTCAATAATATGGCGTAGGTACCGGATTCAGTTTTCATGCAACCGCTGCCATGCTTGTTTTCAACCGGCCTGCAGGGGTGACGGTCAACGATTGGCACGGTTGGCAAGAAACTCGCCATTGCCGACCGGTAGGGTACAAGTAGAGAAAGCCGGGTCTGCGGAAACGATGCCGATAAAATGTGCGACTTCCTCGGCGTGGGATAGGGCGTTGTCCATCACAAGCAAACCACCCGGGCGGAGTATGCGACGGATGTTCGGCCACCAGTCAAGGTATTCACTCCGTTCGGAGTCGAGAAACAGCAGATCAAAACTGCTGTCGCTCTTCGCCTCGAGAAGATCTGCAGCATTGCCTTCCACTTGGGTAATGAAGTTGGATATACCCGAGCGTGCAAAATTCCTGGCAGCCAGCTCTATTTTGTAATCGGATAACTCAACAGTGATGACTTGACCATCGATGGCCTGTGCCGCTTGCGCAAGCCAAAGGGTTGAATAACCGTTTGAGGTGCCGATTTCAAGTATACGCCTGGCGTTGGTTGCCTGTACCATAACTGAAAGAAATTCACCCGTGTCGCGGGTAATGTTGAGCATACGCCGGGGTCGATCCGAGATGGCTTGATCGTTATTTTGCCCAAACGCTTCGAGTTCGCTCAACAGATCTTGTAGTGATTGATTCATCGAACTTTACACTATGGATTGTTAGATAGGGTGGATTGCAGGCCCAGGTCCAGGCTCCAAGACAACCAGCGGACTGCCCTCTCCTTTGCTGGCGAAAACTACTTTACGCTCGTTTATTTCCTGCTATGACCTGTTTGGCAAGCCTGCACAGTCTGTTAGGGATAGTAGCAGTAATGGGGCAAGTAGCGTTTTTACAGATCACGCCTCGGGCTTTGCATGCCATATCCTGGATCCATTCGCTGCTGTCATACCTGTTTCCGTGTCGGGACTATCAGGACCGGACACGTTGCCGCATGGAGCACACCTTCAGTAACACTCCCCATAAGAAGCTGATACATGGCTCCTCGCCCGTGCGAGCCTATGACAATCATATCCACACCCAACCTTGAGGCCTCTTGCAGAATGGTTTCTGCAGTTGATCCTTGCATCAGAAGTGCAGTTACGTCCAGCTTCTTCTCTCGCATACTATCAGCCATCTCTTGGATCTGGCGATGTTCATCATGGAATTTCTGCGAGAGTGAATCCCGAACCGATTGCGGTCCCACTTCATAACCGACGAAATCCGGTTCAGGTTCTGCGACATGCAGCAGCCAAATAGTTGCTGACAATGCTTGTGCGATCTCTTCAGCCTTTGTGACGATCTTTTGTGACGACTCGGAAAGATCAACGGCCACCAGAATCTTCATATTACATTCCCATTAGACATGTAAGAAAGTATTGATCCATTGATTGAATATTGACACGGTAAATAGATTGCACAGCCCACGCATATAGGTGCTTATCGATTACTTATGCAACAGATCTCCAACCCTGTCATCAATATGACTGTGCATTCGCACCCTTTCATACAGAGTATATCCAAACGAGTCCTTGAGGCTTTTATCTGCCCCATGATTCAATAGCAACTCCACACATTCAGGCATATTTTTCATGACACAATAGTGCAGGGCTGTCTGCGGATGTTTTTTCCCGTTTAAAGCATCGATATCCGCGCCATTGGCCAACAATTCCGTTGCAACAGCATACTTTTTCCAGGCAACCGCTTGAAATAATATTGACCGCTCATTTTCATCTTTGGTGTTTACATCACTACCGGCGCTCAATAGCATTTTGAAGATATGCGGCTTCTCATTCCAAAGAGCGTAATAGAGCGCAGTCCGTCCCCAGTTGTCCTTAAGCTCTAACTCTTTCCCATTGTTTAGGTAACCAGTAAGACCATCGATATCCCCATCACGGACTAAACAATGTAACGGCATGGTCAGGCAATCCAGCTTGGACTTTTCCCGCAAATCAACAAAGTTCCTATTCTCTGACGACAGGTATATTTGCGGCGCGGCAATAAACAGCAAAACCAGCACTCCGACTATGATGCCTACTCCGAAAAACAATCCGTTTGAGAAGCTTCTTCTGCCCATGCCTTATTACTTTCCACACCAATGTCAGGGTCCAAATAACGATTCACGGGAGCTGGATTTAATGCAATGATTGTATAGGAACCCTTGTTGCAAAACCAAACATGCAGAATTCAAAAGCTAAACCTTTATCCATTCAATAAGGATGGCATCCTCGCTCACTCGCGCCTGAAAAGGCTGACAGATACAGAACCCTGGTATCACCGCTAATTCACCATCCAGGTAGACCAGTGGCATACGCTCCCGTTCCCAGGTCGGCACACCCCACTCCTGGAAGAGTTTTTTCAGCGGCCGATGGTGGGACTGATTGGGCAGCAGACATCGCTCACCACCCTGTCTGAATCGTACCTCCACTTTGGCCTGCTCCCAACGGGTTACTGAGACACCGCCTTCACCGGGTTGCGCAATCAACCGTCCTAAACCTTTGGGGAGTATCAGTTCGTTCCCTCCGAGCCAGGCCAGCGGCTGGGCGGGTAGATCTATCATCTGGGCGGGATTGAGAAACAGCCGGTCACGATAGCGTCGCACCTCCCAACCCTCCCAACTGATCAGCGGTACCGCATCGATGCGGCCATGCACCGCCTCTTGTTCCATGCGCACGAGCTTTTTCGAACTGGGCAGGGGGGCGCCGCTGGCGCTGATCCAGTGGCGCAGCAGGTTTCTGAGGCGAACGGAGTTCAGCTGTTTCAGGGCTGAGATCGAGAGGGTATCGCCATCTTTAGTGCGGGCCTTGGCCAGGTCCTCTTCGGCCTCCTCTCTTACCAGCATCAGCATTTCACCGCTGAAGCGGGCCGCCCGGGATAGGGTGGTGGCCGCTGCCGGCCAGCGGGAACGGAGCAGGGGCATCACCTGATGGCGGATGAAATTGCGATCGAAGCGCTGATCCTGGTTGGAGGGGTCCTCCTGCCAGGTCAGGTCATGTCGCCTGGCATACTCTTCCAGGGATTGGCGTGAGCAATCCAATAGTGGCCTGGCCAACCAGCCGGGATCGAACCGGGCCAGGGGCGGCATGGCGGCGAGTCCGGCGGGTCCGCTGCCGCGCAGCAGTTGCAGTAGCAGGGTCTCCGCCTGATCGTCCCGATGCTGGGCGGTCAGCAACAGCTCCCCCTCCCTCATCTGATCGGCCATTGCCTGGTAGCGGGCCTCCCTGGCGACCGCCTCCAGACTCTCGCCGCTGTCGACGTTGAGGGTCAGATGTACGCTTTTCAGGGGAATGTCATAGCCATTGCAGAGCTCTTCGCAGAAGTTCTGCCAGCTATCGGCCTGATGTTGCAATCCGTGGTGCACATGGATCGCCCTAAGTTCAAAGGGAAGTTGGGGTCTGAGTTGGACCAGCAGGTGGAGCAATACGCAGGAGTCGAGTCCACCGCTGAGGGCGAGATGGCATCTGGATGCAGTCGGCAGCTGCCGCAGCGTCTCTAGCAGCCGGCTGGCTGTGAGGTTCACAAGGGATTCCTGCTATCAGTCTCCAGCAAACTGACCATACTGCATGAGCCGCTGATAGCGGGTATCGAGCAGTTTGTCGACGGCCATGCTGGTGATGTTGTCCAATCCCTCCACCAACGCATGTTTGAGGCTCTTGGCCATGGTCTCGATGTCCCGATGGGCGCCGCCCAAGGGCTCCGGCACGACCTCGTCGACCAGTCCCAGCTCCTTCAGCCGATCTGAGGTGATCGCCATGGCCTCGGCAGCCAGGGGGGCCTTTTCCGCGCTTTTCCAGAGGATCGAGGCGCACCCTTCCGGTGAGATCACCGAGTAGGTGCTGTATTGCAGCATCAGGATGCGATCGCCGACACCCACCGCCAGGGCGCCACCGGATCCGCCCTCCCCGATCACGGTACAGATGATCGGTGTACGCAGGCCCGACATCACCTTGAGGTTACGCGCGATGGCCTCGCTCTGCCCCCGCTCCTCGGCGCCGACACCGGGATAGGCGCCCGGGGTATCGATGAAGGTCATGACCGGCAATCTGAAACGCTCCGCCAGCTCCATCAGGCGCAGGGCCTTGCGATAGCCCTCGGGACGGGGCATGCCGAAGTTACGAAACAGTTTGTCCTTGGTGTCTCGGCCTTTCTGATGGCCGATCAACATCACCGGCCGCCCCTCGAGACGCGCCACGCCGCCGACGATGGCATGATCGTCGGCAAAGGCCCGGTCCCCGTGCAGCTCGTGGAACTCGTCGAATATGCGGTCGATATAGTCGAGCACATAGGGCCGCTGGGGATGACGTGAGAGCTGTGAGATATCCCAGGGCTTGAGGTTGGAGAAGATCGATTCGGTCAGGGTCTGACA comes from the Candidatus Thiodiazotropha sp. CDECU1 genome and includes:
- a CDS encoding CHAD domain-containing protein encodes the protein MIKKTKSAAPIDTEQSVSEAVQIILQHNFNYLLAWEQSARSWDDIEGVHQTRVAFRRMRSALSAFRAAIPRKVAKPWSNELRDLASQLGMARDLDVFIEEGLGAIRGKLPLRGEEGVTLITHRHREQAYQQVNTMLDSDQYKHFKDNFPKWIDAREWEQAELKTKHRNNLSINIVPFSRRLLDNLERGVLEAGSDVNKESAQEMHKLRIECKKLRYAAEFFIPILKGLDDFIGHMKSLQDLLGILNDISVMKHLLDIMMENENNHEVLEYAGGLVGWRTRQFYEMLDTFDDRWEEFVNAKQPWWRKEP
- the carB gene encoding carbamoyl-phosphate synthase large subunit; this encodes MPKRTDIQSIMIIGAGPIVIGQACEFDYSGAQACKALREEGFRVILVNSNPATIMTDPDMADAIYIEPITWKTLERIIEKERPDVLLPTMGGQTALNSALDLVREGVLEKYGVEMIGASREAIDKAEDRDLFRQAMRKIGLDMPRSAIAHSLEEAQQVQAQIGYPTIIRPSFTMGGSGGGIAYNPDEFVEICERGLDLSPTNELLIEESILGWKEYEMEVVRDRNDNCIIICSIENLDPMGVHTGDSITVAPAQTLTDKEYQIMRDASLAVLREIGVETGGSNVQFAINPENGRMIIIEMNPRVSRSSALASKATGFPIAKVAAKLAVGYTLDELQNEITGGATPASFEPSIDYVVTKVPRFAFEKFPLADDRLTTQMKSVGEVMAIGRTFQESLQKALRGLEIGKYGLNEILDLNEDDVRDTLVREIRLPGPERLWYVAECFRFGMSLEEIFDICAIDPWFLVQIEELVNIERELSGQGLEALDGERLRFLKRKGFADRRIAELVDSSEAEIRRLRHDAGIRPVFKRVDTCAAEFATSTAYMYSTYEEECEAQPSERKKIMVLGGGPNRIGQGIEFDYCCVHAAFAMRDDGYETIMVNCNPETVSTDYDTSDRLYFEPLTLEDVLEVIHKEQPAGVIVQYGGQTPLKLANDLEAAGAPIIGTSPDSIDLAEDRERFQQLVEKLNLRQPPNRTARDTESAVQLADEIGYPLVVRPSYVLGGRAMEIVYNESELRRYMREAVSVSNDSPVLLDRFLDDAIEVDIDAICDGKDVLIGGIMEHIEQAGVHSGDSACSLPPYTLSAAVQDRMREQMRKMALELKVVGLMNAQFAIKDDMIYLLEVNPRASRTVPFVSKATGVQLAKVAARCMAGTSLKEQGITKEVIPENYFVKEAVFPFVKFPGVDTVLGPEMKSTGEVMGVGRTFGEAYNKSIMGAGSGLPQGGRALLSVRPADKVRAVQVAQDLIDLGFNLMATGGTCRVIQDAGLECARINKVMEGRPHIVDSIKNHEVSFIVNTTEGAQAIADSAEIRRTALQHKVSYTTTISGAEATCLALKQLDELNVNRLQDLHQ
- the carA gene encoding glutamine-hydrolyzing carbamoyl-phosphate synthase small subunit: MRKPAILVLEDGSQFRGEAIGAEGETVGEVVFNTAMTGYQEILTDPSYRKQIVTLTYPHIGNTGINQEDEESGHIHAAGLVIRDLPLITSNWRSEESLEHYLERHGILAIAGIDTRKLTRILREKGAQNGAIIAGDNPDPAKGLELAKGFPGLKGMDLAQEVTTQSPYEWAQGTWTLEEGHPEAPHPVEEKLPYHVVAYDYGIKRNILRMLVDRECRITVVPAQMPAEEVLAMQPDGVFLSNGPGDPEPCDYAIDSIRKIVDSGLPIFGICLGHQLLALASGAKTMKMKFGHHGANHPVQDLEKGTVMISSQNHGFAVDEESLPDHLSATHRSLFDSTLQGIHRSDRPAFSFQGHPEASPGPHDVAPVFDHFIELMKTRDSNPD
- a CDS encoding GxxExxY protein, coding for MSFERQKYLEVGYKGHVVGNYVADIVVENNLLVELKTLSALTKEHDAQVMNYLCATGLRVALLLNFGTPRLGVRRLVWRHDDASII